CCTTATTGGACATAATTATACCACTTTCGCACCGCCAATGGAAGAAAAAATCTTGATTTTACTGCATTTGGATTGCTAGTTTTTCAGGGAGAATTAATACTTACCCACCCAAAACAATTCCTTTTGTATCGATAAATCTGCGAAAATCTGGGAAATCTGCGAATGGAAAAGAACTGAGTTACTTGGCCGGGATCAGGCCGTTCTGCTGGATGGTCTGCTGACCCTCGGGAGAAATTATGTAGTTGATGAAACTTTTAACCTCGCCCTCGGGCAGCCCCTTGGTCAAAAGAAATATGGGGCGCACCAGCATGTATTTCTGGGCCATGATGCATTCGGTGGTGCATTGCTGGCCGTCTATCTGCACCGCTTTGATTTTGTCATTTAAAAGCCCGTGGGAGAGATATCCTATTGCGCCGGCATCGTTGGCCACGGTTTCCCGGATAGTGCCGTTGGAATCCTGGATCAGGGCGTTCCCGGTCAGGTCTATTCCGGTGACTATCTGTTCAAAGGAAGTCCTGGTGCCGGAGCCGGCCTCGCGCGAAACCACGGTAATGGCCTTGTCGGTTCCGCCCGCTTCCTTCCAGTTCTTTATCTTTCCGTTGAAGATGTCCCGGACCTGTTTGGTGGTCAGGTTATTCACTTTGTTGGCCGGGTTGACCACCACCGCAATGCCGTCCCGGGCTACTATGGTCGCACTCAGGTCCTTGGCCTCCGGAGGCAGCTTGACTAGGTCGGCCATGCCGATCTGAGCCGCTCCGGACAAAGCCGATTGTATCCCCACCGCCGAGCCGCCGCCCTGGACCGTTATGTTGACATCGGCATGCCCGGTCATGTATTGCTCGGCCAGCTTTTCGGCGAAAGGCTGGAAGGCGGTGGAGCCGGCCAGGGTGATGCTTTGTCTGTTCTTGCCGCAGCCGGCTGTAAAAACAAATGCTGCCGAAAGCAGCATATATAATGCTTTCTTTTCCATGTGGTTCCTGACTCCTTTTTATGTTTTATAATTGTTAACAATATATAAAACACATTTGAACCACAGGTTAATTCATTGTTAAATCCGTGTTAAATCACTGTCACTTAAAAAATGTTTGGTCTTATTTCATCCGAACCTACCGGTGATGTATTCCTCGGTGGTCTTGTTTTGGGGGTTGGTAAAGATGGTCGCCGTGTCTCCGTACTCTATAAGTTTGCCCAGCATTAAGAATGCCGTCTGGTCCGAGACCCGGGCCGCCTGTTGCATGTTGTGGGTTACGATGACGATGGTGTATTTTTCCTTTAGTTTGAAGATCAGTTCCTCGATCTTGGCGGTAGCTATGGGATCCAGGGCCGAGGCCGGCTCGTCCATCAGGATAACTTCCGGCTCCACCGCCAAGGCCCTGGCGATGCAGACCCTCTGCTGCTGTCCGCCTGAAAGCTCCATGGCCGAGCACTGCAGCCGGTCCTTGACCTCGTCCCAGATGGCGGCCTCCTTTAACGAGCGCTCCACCACTTCCTCCAGCCTGCC
Above is a window of candidate division TA06 bacterium DNA encoding:
- a CDS encoding phosphate ABC transporter substrate-binding protein, translating into MEKKALYMLLSAAFVFTAGCGKNRQSITLAGSTAFQPFAEKLAEQYMTGHADVNITVQGGGSAVGIQSALSGAAQIGMADLVKLPPEAKDLSATIVARDGIAVVVNPANKVNNLTTKQVRDIFNGKIKNWKEAGGTDKAITVVSREAGSGTRTSFEQIVTGIDLTGNALIQDSNGTIRETVANDAGAIGYLSHGLLNDKIKAVQIDGQQCTTECIMAQKYMLVRPIFLLTKGLPEGEVKSFINYIISPEGQQTIQQNGLIPAK
- a CDS encoding phosphate ABC transporter ATP-binding protein, producing METGNNRLEIKDFSLYYHRTKALEDISMDIPEKMVTAIIGPSGCGKSTLLRSINRMNELIDGVVVEGAIMLDGEDIYDRNIDVVELRRKVGIVFQRPNPFPKSIYENVAFGLRMGENSFSKGRLEEVVERSLKEAAIWDEVKDRLQCSAMELSGGQQQRVCIARALAVEPEVILMDEPASALDPIATAKIEELIFKLKEKYTIVIVTHNMQQAARVSDQTAFLMLGKLIEYGDTATIFTNPQNKTTEEYITGRFG